From one Deinococcus budaensis genomic stretch:
- the ribH gene encoding 6,7-dimethyl-8-ribityllumazine synthase: MNRTEATLIATGLKFAIVSTRWNHFIVDRLVEGAQTAFVQHGGDSADLDHYLVPGSFEVPLVARRLAESGRYDAVVCLGAVIKGATDHYDFVAGAATNGILNSMLHTGVPIAFGVLTTDTTEQAIERAGTKAGNKGGEAVLAMIETVNLLRQIPEQG; the protein is encoded by the coding sequence ATGAACCGCACCGAGGCCACCCTGATCGCCACTGGACTCAAGTTCGCCATCGTCAGCACGCGCTGGAACCACTTCATCGTGGACCGGCTGGTGGAGGGGGCGCAGACCGCTTTCGTGCAGCATGGCGGGGACAGCGCCGACCTCGACCACTACCTCGTGCCCGGCTCCTTCGAGGTGCCGCTCGTCGCCCGGCGGCTGGCCGAGAGCGGGCGCTACGACGCGGTGGTCTGCCTGGGGGCGGTCATCAAGGGGGCGACCGACCACTACGACTTCGTAGCGGGCGCGGCCACGAACGGCATCCTGAACTCGATGCTGCACACGGGCGTGCCCATTGCCTTCGGGGTGCTGACTACCGACACCACCGAGCAGGCGATCGAGCGGGCCGGAACGAAGGCCGGGAACAAGGGCGGCGAGGCCGTCCTCGCCATGATCGAGACCGTCAACCTGCTGCGTCAGATTCCCGAACAGGGCTGA